From Haemophilus parainfluenzae:
ACCCAAAGAAAATTGGCCTAGTCATCATGGACATGAAAAAGCGGGGATTAAACCGACTCGTTCATTATGTAAACGTCTTAGAGTCTCTGGCTATCTTCAAGAATTAGCTGAATTAACTTGTGAATATCACACGCATGCACACAAAGCATTAGAACTTCGTCCAGAAACGGTAGTGAAACTCTTTAACACTTTTGATGTTTGGCGCAAACCTCAGCGATTTGAGGAATTTTTATTGGTATGTTTATCTGATACTCGCGGACGAACGGGCTTTGAAAATAAAGAATATCCGCAAATTGATTACCTCAAAACACTTTATCAAGCTGCTCTAGCTGTTGATGTGCAACAAGTGATTTCCGATGGTTTTGAAAAGCAAGGTATTCGAGATGAATTAACACGTCGAAGAATTGCCGCAGTGAAAGCCGAGAAAACTCACTTAAATGCTTAATCCAGCTTTACTAAAAGTAAACTACCCCTTACAATATGCGCAATTTTTTAGTAAATATTTTGTTATGAAATTATTAAAATCTCTTCTTGCACCTGTATTTGCAAGTGTGATCTTATCCGCTTGTACCCTTGATGCAGAACGCCCAACAGATGTTCAACATATCGATAAGAACGATATTACGTGGCAACAGCACCTCAAAAAAATCAAACAAATTCAATCTTATAGCACAAAAGGACAAATTGGTTACATCAGTCCACAAGAGCGTTTTTCTAGTCGCTTTGAATGGCAATATCAAAACCCTAAAGCCTATAAGTTAAAACTTTATTCTCTGATTAGCAAAACGACGCTAACTATGGAAATGCATCCTAATGGCATGACGATTTCAGATAATAAAGGCAATCAACAATCTGATAAAAATGCCAAATTATTGTTACGCGAAATCATCGGAATGGATGTGCCATTAGAGCACTTATCTTATTGGTTAAAAGGTCAGCCAGCAGATAACGCAGATTACCAAGTTGGAACGAATCATCTTTTATCCGAATTTAGCTACCCACTTGATGGCTCAATGTGGACAGCCGATTACTTAAGTTATCATGCCGATAATTCGATGCCTGAAAATATTCTGTTAAAGAATAAAAGTACATCACAAACCCTAAAAATTCGTGTGGATGAATGGGCGTTCTAATGAAAACACATCACTTTTCGACCGCACTTTCAACTTCGCTTGGAAAGCCTAACCGCTTTCCAAGCCCCGCAAAACTCAATTTATTTCTCTATATAAACGGTAAACTGCCAAACGGCTACCACGAATTACAAACCCTTTTCCAATTTCTTGATTTCGGCGATTGGCTCACTATTGATATTTGCCAAGATAAACAAATTCGGATCACTCCTGAAATCCCTGGCTTACCTCTAGAGCAAAACTTAATCTATCGTGCAGCCACGCTCCTACAAGAAAAAACCAGCTGTACACTCGGTGCAACAATTCATTTAGATAAAATTCTGCCAATGGGCGGGGGGATTGGTGGCGGCTCATCCAATGCCGCAACGACACTGCTTGCTTTAAACTATTTATGGCAAACCCATTTATCCATTGATGAACTTGCCGAACTTGGGCTAAAACTTGGGGCTGATGTGCCTATCTTTGTTCATGGCCAAGCCGCTTTTGCTGAAGGTGTGGGTGAAAAAATTCAATACTGTGAACCGCAAGAAAAATATTATGTAGTACTGAAACCTGAAACCTCGATTTCTACTGCAGTGGTCTTTAGCGATCCCGATTTGCCACGCAATACAGAAAAAAGATCCCTTGCCGAACTGTTGAATCAACCGTTTGCAAACGATTGCGAAAAAGTCGTGCGAACTCAATATCCTGAAGTTGAAAAAGCACTACTATGGTTGCTACAATATGCACCAGCCAGATTAACAGGAACTGGGGCTTGTGTTTTTGCTGAATTTGATGATGAAAAATCAGCACAAGCTGTTTTCCAACAAAAACCGAAGGAATTTTTCGGTTTTGTTGCTAAAGGATTAAACGTTTCACCATTACATACCATGTTGAAACAACTCTCGACCAACTAATTTATCTACACTCAACCTGAGGTTATATAAAATGCCAGACATTAAACTCTTTGCTGGAAATGCTACGCCTGAGCTAGCAAAAAAGATTTCTGAACGTCTTTACATTTCATTAGGCGATGCCACCGTTGGACGCTTTAGCGACGGTGAAATCCAAGTGCAAATTAATGAAAATGTGCGTGGTGCAGACGTATTTATTATTCAATCCACCTGTGCACCAACGAATGACAACCTGATGGAATTGATTGTAATGGTTGATGCTTTACGTCGTGCATCAGCTGGTCGTATTACTGCCGTTGTTCCTTATTTCGGTTATGCTCGTCAAGATCGTCGTGTGCGTTCTGCTCGTGTTCCAATCACTGCAAAAGTGGTAGCAGATTTACTTTCAACAGTAGGAATTGACCGAGTATTAACTTGTGACTTACACGCAGAGCAAATCCAAGGCTTCTTTGATGTACCAGTTGATAACGTATTCGGTTCACCTGTTTTACTTGATGATATCTTGAAGAAAACCGATCTTGTCAATCCTATCGTTGTTTCGCCAGATATCGGCGGTGTGGTACGTGCACGTGCGGTAGCGAAATTATTAAATGATACCGAAATGGCAATTATCGACAAACGTCGTCCACGTGCAAACGTATCGCAAGTGATGCACATTATCGGGGATGTCGCAGATCGTGATTGTATCCTTGTCGATGATATGATTGATACAGGTGGTACATTATGTAAAGCCGCTGAAGCATTAAAAGAACGTGGTGCAAAACGTGTATTTGCTTACGCAACTCACGCCGTATTCTCTGGTGCAGCCGCACAACATTTAGCGAGCGATGCGATTGATGAAATTGTCGTGACAGATACTGTTCCACTTTCACCTGAAATGCAAGCGCTTGGTAAAGTTCGCGTACTGACTCTTTCTACCATGCTTGCTGAAGCAATTCGTCGTATCAGCAATGAAGAATCTATTTCAGCAATGTTTGAATAATTCTTTCGCTTAGTATTCATTTTAAAAGTGCGGTCGGAAAATCTTGTGTTTTTCGACCGCACTTTTTTATACTTTCGTTAAAAATAGACATAAAAAAAGTGCCCCATTGGGGCACTACTCGGAAAGCAAAATAGATGTCGGCTATTTAAAAATAGCACTTGTTTTTAGTGATTAAAGAATACGACAAAGTCCTTTACATTGCAAATAGCAATATTCAAATTTGTGAGCTAAATCACGATTTTTCTTCACTTTTTTATGTTTAATCGTTTTCGTATAAAAAAAGAGGAGCTGACTACTCCTCTTCTCCAGAAATAGAATTAAATTAGCCGTTAATAAATTTTTCGCCTAATTCAATATCCGCACGCAATGTTGATAACATTGCTTCTAAAGCTTCTTGTTCAAATTTGCTTAAGGTACCGATTGGTAAAATTTCTTCTACACCTTCTTTACCTAAACGTACAGGTTGAGCAAAGAAACGTGCATATTTACCGTCACCTTCAACATAAGTACATTCAACCACAGTTTCGCCGCTTAAGCCTTTCACTAATGAACGCGCAAAACGTGCTGCCGCTTGAGCCATAGAAAGTGTTGCAGAACCGCCACCTGCTTTTGCTTCAACCACTTCAGTACCTGCGTTTTGGATACGTTTAGTTAATGGTGCAATTTCCTCTTCTTTCCACTCAGCATACTGAACTTGTGAAAGTAATGGAAGAATCGTCACACCTGAGTGTCCACCAATTACCGGTACGCTTGTACGAGAAACATTTAAGCCTTTTAATTCAGATACAAATGTTTCAGAACGTAACACGTCTAAAGTGGTGACACCGAATAATTTACGTTTGTCGTAAACACCCGCTTTTTTCAATACTTCTGCAGCAATCGCAACCGTCGTGTTCACAGGATTGGTGATAATACCTACACAAGCTTTTGGACAAGTTTTTGCAACATGTTCAATTAAGTTACGCACGATACCTGCATTGATATTGAAAAGATCTGAACGATCCATGCCCGGTTTACGAGCTACCCCTGCAGAAATTAAAACGACATCCGCACCTTTAAGTGCAGGTGTTGGATCTTCTCCTGCAAAACCTTCTACTTTAACCGCTGTTGGGATATGGCTCACATCTTTAGCCACACCTGGTGTCACTGGTGCAATATCATACAGTGCTAATTCACTTTCAGCGGGTAATTGTAATTTAAGTAATAAGGCTAATGCTTGACCAATGCCGCCTGCTGCGCCTAATACTGCAACTTTCATAAAATACTCCTCATGTATTAATCAATCCTAACTAGGTAGGATTTTAAGGTTTTCATTAATAAATTACAAACAGAGAAATTCAATTATGAGATCTAGTTCAAACTTTTCAAATGACAGGTTTATTTTAATTGCCTAAAATGAATTTTTATGCAATTCTTATGCAGATTCCCCTATATGAGAATATCTATGTCAGATCAATTAACTAAAGCATTTAAAGAACTGCTCAATCAAGAACGATTTGCTTCTCAAAGTGAAATTGTTGAAGCCTTAAAAAACCAAGGATTTCAAAGCATTAACCAGTCTAAAGTTTCACGCATGCTAAGTAAATTTGGTGCAGTTCGTGCAAGAAATACGAAAATGGAAATGGTGTATTGCTTACCAAGTGAATTAAGCGTTCCCGCCACTAGCAGCCCATTAAAAAATCTGGTTTTAGATATTGATCACAATGATTTCGTTATCGTCATTAAAACCTCTCCCGGTGCGGCACAGTTAATTGCCCGCTTATTGGATTCCATTGGTAAACCTGAAGGCATTTTGGGTACGATTGCGGGAGATGACACCATTTTTGTAACACCAACAAAAGACATAACAATCAAATCACTTCTAGAGCAAATTCAAATGCTTTTTGAAAGTAATCTATCATGAATATCTTAGTGACCGGCGGAACGGGATTCGTTGGAAAACCCTTAGTTGAAGCGCTACTTTCACGTGGCGATACCGTGACAGTATTAACTCGCTCTATTGAAAAAGCCCAATCTATTTTTCTTGAAAAAACACCTCAATTTTTGACCGCACTTTTAACACTCAAAGACTTGAATACCTTTGATGCGGTTATTAATCTTGCCGGTGAGCCAATCTTCGATAAAAAATGGACAGTTCAACAAAAAGAAAAACTGCGTCATAGCCGAATTAATTTAACACAACAGCTTGTCCAACTTATTAATCAAAGTGATAATCCACCCACCTTGATTTCGGGTTCTGCAACGGGAATTTATGGAAACTGCGGTGACGAGCAGATCACTGAAAATACAAATCCAAATACTCAATTTACCGCTCAACTTTGTATTGATTGGGAAAATGCGGCAAAGCAAGCCAACACAAGAGTCTGTTTAGTGAGAACCGGGTTAGTGCTTTCTCCAAAAGGTGGGGCTTTTGCAAAAATTCTACCGCTCTATCGCTTCGGATTAGGCGGAAAATTAGGGAATGGTGAGCAATATTGGAGTTGGATCGCGTTAGAGGATATGGTAGAAGGCCTGCTCTTTTTACTTAATCATAATAATTGTGAAGGTGCATTTAATTTTACTGCACCACATCCAGTTAAAAACAAGACCTTTAACCAATTATTAGGTCAAGCATTACATCGTCCTTGTTTTGCTCACGTGCCTCAATTTTTACTCACTTCTCTTCTCGGTGAACGTACTTGCATTCTATTAGACAGTCAGAATGCCTATCCAAAACATTTGTTAGATTGTGGATTTACATTCAAATATTCAGAATTAAGTGATTATTTCCATAATATACTTTAAAAACAAAAGGCTGACATTTTATCAGCCTTTTTACTTTGCAAACCCATTATGCTAAATATTCTAAAAATTCCCCTACGGTGTGGAAAGATCCAAATACCAGCACAATGTCATTTTTATCTGCATTTTTCACCGCACTTTGCACACCTTCAATGACAGAGTCTTCAGAAACACTTTTTGCTGATGGGTAAACTGATGTTAATTTTGCATTCAAGTCATCACCCGATTGACCACGGTAACCACCTAATGTGACACAATGCCATTGGTCAATAATGAAAGTAAGTTGGATAAACACCGACTCGGCATCTTTATCTTTTAACATACCACAAACGGCAATAATGCGACCTGAAATTTGTGTTTTAAGTGTGGTCAATTTTTCGGCTAAATATTTTGCCGCATGAGGGTTATGCCCAACATCAATGATCACTTTTGGCAACTGTGAATAGGATACATTCAAGCGATCTGCTAGCTTTTCTAACTGATTACCTTTCAATTGTTGGAAACGCCCCACCAATTCCACTTCAATTAATGAACGTTTGATAGTCTCAACAGAAATATCAAAAGGCAGCAGTTCAACAGCTGCCAAAGCTGTTGCGGCATTAGCTAATGGAATTTGGCAAAACGGCAGATTTTCTAACCGCACTTTATTACTCTGCCACATCCAAGTTTGTTCATTAGCTTTAAACGACCAAGTAACATCTCGGCGTGAAACATGACAATGTAATTTCTCAGCTTGTTCTAACATAGGCTGCGGAACATTAGGTTCGCCAATCACAACCGGTTTATTCGTACGGAAAATACCCGCTTTTTCAAAGCCAATTTCTTCGCGAGTTGAACCTAGAAAATCTGTATGATCAATATCAATACTGGTGATAACCGCCAGATCATTATCCACAATATTGGTTGCATCTAAGCGTCCACCAAGCCCCACTTCTAAAATGACGACATCAAGCTTCGCTTGTTTGAATAAATGCAACGCTGATAAAGTGCTAAATTCAAAATAAGTGAGGGACTGCGTTTTATGCTTTTCGATGAAATCAAAAGAAGCAGTATGCATTTTATCCGGCAAGTCTTGATTTTGAATACGAACACGTTCGTTATAACGCAATAAATGAGGTGAGGAATACACACCCACACGCAAGCCGTGATTTAACAGAATAGTTTCAAGCAAACGACAAGTCGTGCCTTTGCCATTTGTCCCCCCTACCGTGATCACATAAGGTGCGGGATTCAAGAGATCCAATTCTTCTGCCACGGATTTTATGCGCTCTAGCCCTAAATCAATAGCTTTAAAGTGACTGTTTTCCAAATAAGAAAGCCACTCAGCGAGTGGCGAAGTGGCTTTTAAATTCATTATATTACTCATGTTCAACAACTTCTACTTCAACAAAAGGTGAAGGTTGATTGGTGAGTTTGCTTAAAAGGTTTCCAAGGGTTGAACGCATTTCTGAACGTTTCACGATCATATCAATTGCCCCTTTCTCGAGTAAGAATTCACTGCGTTGGAAGCCTTCTGGTAATTTTTCACGTACGGTTTGTTCAATAACTCGTGGGCCTGCAAAACCGATTAATGCTTTTGGTTCAGCAATGTTTACATCACCTAACATCGCAAAACTTGCAGATACACCACCTAATGTCGGATCCGTTAATACTGAAATAAACGGCACACCTTTTTCACGCATTTTAGCTAATACCGCACTGGTTTTTGCCATTTGCATTAATGAGAAAAGTGCTTCTTGCATACGTGCACCACCACTTGCAGAGAAACAAACAAACGGACAATTTAATTCCATTGCTTTTTCTGCCGCTTTCACAAATTTTGAACCCACAACAGAGCCCATTGAACCGCCCATAAAACTGAAGTTAGATGCAGCGACAACTACAGGCATATTGTAAAGTGTACCCGTCATTGTGATTAACGCATCTTTTTCACCGGTTTCTTTTTGTGCAGCAGTAATACGATCTTTATATTTTTTTAAATCTTTAAATTTAAGAATATCTTTTGGTTCTAAATCAGCCGATAATTCTTGGCTTGAACCTTCATCTAATAAGGCTAAAAGGCGCTCACGAGCATCAATGCGCATATGATGGCCGCATTTTGGGCAAACATGTAAATTACGTTTTACTTCTTCGCCGTAAAGGACTTGTTCGCAAGAGGTACATTTTGTCCAAACCCCTTCTGGCACGTTTGCTTTACGTGATGTAGCGGAAGAGGTTCCTTTGCTAAAAATTTTATCAATCCAGCTCATTTTTTACCTTTTTTATTAACTAGAAAAGTTTGCGTATTTAATCATAATTTAGCGAAATTTGCTAGTCAGATGAGATTATCTTCTAAAAACAACGGCCCTAAATTTTTCTGTGGAATCGCAAATTTTTCAGGGTAAATGACATTCACTAAATATAAGCCTTCGGGTTTCGCTGTTGGAGCGGCTAATTTACGATCTTTTTGCTCTAACAACCATTTCATCCACTCAACAGGTTGATTACCGGCACCGACTTCAATCAAGCTTCCCACAATGTTGCGTACCATATGATGCACAAAAGCATTGGCTTGAATATCCACAATAATGTACTGCCCTTTTCGCATCACATTTAAATGATGCACATTTCGCCAAGGGGTATTTGATTGACACTGTGCCGCACGGAAAGAGGAAAAATCATTTTCGCCCAATAAAAACTGCCCCGCCTGGTGCATTTTCTCTTCGTCCAAATCTAAATGGCAATGGGTAATTCCTTCCGGCAAAATGGCTGAACGCAATTTATTACAATATAAAATATAACGATAACGACGCGCGGTTGCCGAAAAACGGGCATGAAATTCATCATCCACTACTTTTGCCCAACTCACTGAAATATCATCAGGCAAATTCGCATTAGTACCAAATGCCCAGGCTTTTTCAGGGCGAACCGCTTTGGTTTCAAAATGAACGACTTGTCCTGTGCCGTGCACACCAGAGTCTGTTCTGCCCGCACAAAATACTTCAATTTTTTCATTTGCCACAAAAGATAACGCTTTTTCTAATTCTTCTTGTACGCTACGCACTTTCTCTTGTCGCTGCCAGCCACAATACTGTTTTCCGTTATATTCAATGCCTAAGGCTATCTTCATTGGAAAATACTCCTAAAACGATTTCAAATTTGACCGCACTTTTTAGTGTTACCCTATTATTCTGTTACTCTTTACTTTTTCACTAGCTAACATATACGGATTAACATAGTCAATGTATCTTTCTAGAGTTAAGCCTTTAGGTTGAGCCCTAACTAGTTCACCTAAAGTCCATTCATAAGGGATTTTTTATTGACACTCACCACCCAATCATTTAGGATAATCTTACTTTCAACAGAAAATTGATTAGTGACAGTAATCATTCGTTCTTTATTATAACAGTTTAAATAGCTTACAAAAGAACCTTTGAGTAAGCTTTTTTATTTATAAAAATAAAGGAAATATGATGAAAAATACAATTTTAACCCCAATAAAAAAGCGTTATCTTTCTCCAAAAGATTATTTGAAAGATCTGCAATTAAATAATATACACAACAATATCGAACGAGTTCAGTTTGTACCACCAGAGATTGGTAAGCCTGGATTTGGAAAGTTCCTTGTTGAGTATAAAACACCAGTGTTGGTATCTCAATGAACAATGAAAATCTTCCACAGCCAATCGAAAATAAAGACGAATTAATCAAAGAGTTCTTTGCTATCCAACAACAAGAAGTTGCAGTTAAGCGTGATGAATTAGCAATCCGAAAAGAAGAAACAAAACTCAATCAAGAAGTGGCGTTAGCATCGATTACATCTCAAGAAAAAGTAGAGTTAAAACGAGGAGATGTATTCCTAAAAACTCAAATCGCAAAATATTGGCTTTGGGGGGTTTTAGGCTTATTATTTACTTTCATTATTGGCATTGCTATGTATCTTGATAAATCGGATATTGCAATTCGCGTTATTGAAATTGGAG
This genomic window contains:
- the lolB gene encoding lipoprotein insertase outer membrane protein LolB codes for the protein MKLLKSLLAPVFASVILSACTLDAERPTDVQHIDKNDITWQQHLKKIKQIQSYSTKGQIGYISPQERFSSRFEWQYQNPKAYKLKLYSLISKTTLTMEMHPNGMTISDNKGNQQSDKNAKLLLREIIGMDVPLEHLSYWLKGQPADNADYQVGTNHLLSEFSYPLDGSMWTADYLSYHADNSMPENILLKNKSTSQTLKIRVDEWAF
- the ispE gene encoding 4-(cytidine 5'-diphospho)-2-C-methyl-D-erythritol kinase, whose product is MKTHHFSTALSTSLGKPNRFPSPAKLNLFLYINGKLPNGYHELQTLFQFLDFGDWLTIDICQDKQIRITPEIPGLPLEQNLIYRAATLLQEKTSCTLGATIHLDKILPMGGGIGGGSSNAATTLLALNYLWQTHLSIDELAELGLKLGADVPIFVHGQAAFAEGVGEKIQYCEPQEKYYVVLKPETSISTAVVFSDPDLPRNTEKRSLAELLNQPFANDCEKVVRTQYPEVEKALLWLLQYAPARLTGTGACVFAEFDDEKSAQAVFQQKPKEFFGFVAKGLNVSPLHTMLKQLSTN
- a CDS encoding ribose-phosphate pyrophosphokinase, whose amino-acid sequence is MPDIKLFAGNATPELAKKISERLYISLGDATVGRFSDGEIQVQINENVRGADVFIIQSTCAPTNDNLMELIVMVDALRRASAGRITAVVPYFGYARQDRRVRSARVPITAKVVADLLSTVGIDRVLTCDLHAEQIQGFFDVPVDNVFGSPVLLDDILKKTDLVNPIVVSPDIGGVVRARAVAKLLNDTEMAIIDKRRPRANVSQVMHIIGDVADRDCILVDDMIDTGGTLCKAAEALKERGAKRVFAYATHAVFSGAAAQHLASDAIDEIVVTDTVPLSPEMQALGKVRVLTLSTMLAEAIRRISNEESISAMFE
- the mdh gene encoding malate dehydrogenase; the encoded protein is MKVAVLGAAGGIGQALALLLKLQLPAESELALYDIAPVTPGVAKDVSHIPTAVKVEGFAGEDPTPALKGADVVLISAGVARKPGMDRSDLFNINAGIVRNLIEHVAKTCPKACVGIITNPVNTTVAIAAEVLKKAGVYDKRKLFGVTTLDVLRSETFVSELKGLNVSRTSVPVIGGHSGVTILPLLSQVQYAEWKEEEIAPLTKRIQNAGTEVVEAKAGGGSATLSMAQAAARFARSLVKGLSGETVVECTYVEGDGKYARFFAQPVRLGKEGVEEILPIGTLSKFEQEALEAMLSTLRADIELGEKFING
- the argR gene encoding transcriptional regulator ArgR; the protein is MSDQLTKAFKELLNQERFASQSEIVEALKNQGFQSINQSKVSRMLSKFGAVRARNTKMEMVYCLPSELSVPATSSPLKNLVLDIDHNDFVIVIKTSPGAAQLIARLLDSIGKPEGILGTIAGDDTIFVTPTKDITIKSLLEQIQMLFESNLS
- a CDS encoding TIGR01777 family oxidoreductase, with the translated sequence MNILVTGGTGFVGKPLVEALLSRGDTVTVLTRSIEKAQSIFLEKTPQFLTALLTLKDLNTFDAVINLAGEPIFDKKWTVQQKEKLRHSRINLTQQLVQLINQSDNPPTLISGSATGIYGNCGDEQITENTNPNTQFTAQLCIDWENAAKQANTRVCLVRTGLVLSPKGGAFAKILPLYRFGLGGKLGNGEQYWSWIALEDMVEGLLFLLNHNNCEGAFNFTAPHPVKNKTFNQLLGQALHRPCFAHVPQFLLTSLLGERTCILLDSQNAYPKHLLDCGFTFKYSELSDYFHNIL
- the folC gene encoding bifunctional tetrahydrofolate synthase/dihydrofolate synthase, which encodes MNLKATSPLAEWLSYLENSHFKAIDLGLERIKSVAEELDLLNPAPYVITVGGTNGKGTTCRLLETILLNHGLRVGVYSSPHLLRYNERVRIQNQDLPDKMHTASFDFIEKHKTQSLTYFEFSTLSALHLFKQAKLDVVILEVGLGGRLDATNIVDNDLAVITSIDIDHTDFLGSTREEIGFEKAGIFRTNKPVVIGEPNVPQPMLEQAEKLHCHVSRRDVTWSFKANEQTWMWQSNKVRLENLPFCQIPLANAATALAAVELLPFDISVETIKRSLIEVELVGRFQQLKGNQLEKLADRLNVSYSQLPKVIIDVGHNPHAAKYLAEKLTTLKTQISGRIIAVCGMLKDKDAESVFIQLTFIIDQWHCVTLGGYRGQSGDDLNAKLTSVYPSAKSVSEDSVIEGVQSAVKNADKNDIVLVFGSFHTVGEFLEYLA
- the accD gene encoding acetyl-CoA carboxylase, carboxyltransferase subunit beta, which translates into the protein MSWIDKIFSKGTSSATSRKANVPEGVWTKCTSCEQVLYGEEVKRNLHVCPKCGHHMRIDARERLLALLDEGSSQELSADLEPKDILKFKDLKKYKDRITAAQKETGEKDALITMTGTLYNMPVVVAASNFSFMGGSMGSVVGSKFVKAAEKAMELNCPFVCFSASGGARMQEALFSLMQMAKTSAVLAKMREKGVPFISVLTDPTLGGVSASFAMLGDVNIAEPKALIGFAGPRVIEQTVREKLPEGFQRSEFLLEKGAIDMIVKRSEMRSTLGNLLSKLTNQPSPFVEVEVVEHE
- the truA gene encoding tRNA pseudouridine(38-40) synthase TruA, which gives rise to MKIALGIEYNGKQYCGWQRQEKVRSVQEELEKALSFVANEKIEVFCAGRTDSGVHGTGQVVHFETKAVRPEKAWAFGTNANLPDDISVSWAKVVDDEFHARFSATARRYRYILYCNKLRSAILPEGITHCHLDLDEEKMHQAGQFLLGENDFSSFRAAQCQSNTPWRNVHHLNVMRKGQYIIVDIQANAFVHHMVRNIVGSLIEVGAGNQPVEWMKWLLEQKDRKLAAPTAKPEGLYLVNVIYPEKFAIPQKNLGPLFLEDNLI